ATCGGTAACGCTCATGCCATGCTGACGCCACAGCCGGAATTTCCGGTCATATTCGGGATTGGCGGTGGTCAACATGCCACCATCACCTGTCGTAACGACCTTTCGGGGATGGAAGGAGAAACAGGCAATGTCGCCATGCGGCTTGCCGATCTTTTCCCAACGCCCGTCCCACAGGATTTCGCTTCCCGTCGCGCATGCCGCATCTTCGATGACCGGGAGCTGATGGCGCTTGCCGATCTCCACGATGGAGCGGAGATCGCAAGGCATGCCAAGCTGATGCACACATAGGATTGCCTTGGTGCGGGGCGTGATGGCTGCTTCGATCAGGCTGGGGTCGATATTGTAACCATCTGCTTCGATGTCGACGAAGACAGGCACCGCATTGCAGTATCGAACAGCATTCGCGGTGGCGATGAACGAATGGCTGACCGTGATGACTTCATCGCCGGCGCCGACATCGACCGCCATCAAGGCGAGATGCAGTGCGGTCGTGCAGTTTGAAACGGCGCAGGCATGTGCAGCGCCGACAAAGGCCGCGAATTCGCCCTCGAAGGCCGCGACTTCCGGCCCCTGCGTAACCCATCCTGACATAATTACACGGCGCGCGGCCTCAGCCTCCTCTTCTCCGAGGACGGGCTTGGCGACCGGAATCGTTGATAGAGACGAGCTCATGCAGCTTGCCCTCCTGCCGCAGCGGTCTTCATCTGCCACCATGCGACAAGGTCTCGAAGCCCTTGCTCCATCGATATTTCCGCCTTGAAGCCCAGAAGCTTCTCGGCCTTGCTGATATCGGCAAGACGACGGGTCACGCCGTTGACCGTGCGGGCTTCCTTATGCTGCGGTTCGAGTGAGACACCCATGATGCTGCTCAACATCTGCGCAAGTTGCAGGAGGCTTATTTCCTCGCCGCTCGCGACATTGAACACTTCATCCGTGACATCGCTCTTCGCAGCCAGCAGGTTTGCCCGGGCGATGTCACGTGCATCGACGAAGTCCATCGTCTGGCTGCCATCTCCATAGACAAGGGGTGGCATTCCGGTCGCCAGGCGCTCCATCCAGCGGATCAACACTTCGGTATAGGCGCCGTAAACGTCCATTCGCGGCCCGTATACGTTGAAATAGCGCAGCGCCACATAGCGCAGGCCGTACATCTCCGCAAAGCTGCGAAGCAGCCCCTCGTTAAACGTCTTGGCCGCGCCGTAGATCGTCCTGTTATTATAGGGATGATGCGCTTCGGTGGTCGGAAAGCTCTCGGCCAAACCCAGCACAGAGGCAGAAGAGGCAGCGACGACCTTCGACACACCTGCCTTTACGGCAGCTTCGAGAACATTGAACGTGCCTTCGGCCAGTACATCGAAGGCAAGCCGTGGGTCTTCGGCGCATTGCGTGATGCGGATGGCCGCCTGGTGAAAGACGATATCCACGCCCTCGAAGGTTTTCGCCAACAACGCTCTGTCACGAATATCTCCCTCGATGATGTTGACGGACCCGCCAGCTATTGCCGTACTGAGATTGTCCCGGCGTCCACGCACGAAGTTGTCGAGGATGATAATCTCGCGCGGCTTCTCCAATGCGACGAGATCGGCGATATGCGACCCGATCAGGCCGGCCCCGCCGGTAATGAGTACCCGTTGATCTCTCACGATCTTCCTCCATGCGATATATCCAGCACAGGATCGGCTTCCGTGCGCCAGCGTATGAACTTCGCCGGCACACCCGCCACGACTGAAAACGGTTCGACATCGGAAACAACGACTGCGCCTGCTCCGACGATCGCCCCTTTTCCGATGCTCACGCCGGGAAGAATAGTTGCATTCGTTCCAATATCGGCCCATGCGCCGATGCGAACCGGCTTGATTTCGAGATCCGTGCGAATGATCGGCACATCCACCGGCAGTGCGGTGTGGGTCGACCCAAGCACTTTGGCGCCAGGGCCCCAGCCGACACAATCCTCGATAACCAGGTCGCGTGCGTCGAAATAGGCCATCGGGCCGATCCAGACATTGTCGCCGATTACGCAAGTGCCGTCGAAGCGTCCCTGGATATAGGCCTGAGCGCCGATGAACACGCCATTGCCGATTTCAAACGTTTCAGGATGTTTGAAACCGGCGCCGCCCGCAACCTGCAGTCCCGCGCCGCAGCTCCGCGCGATCGCTTGCCAGATGGCTTTCCGCATCAGTGTATCGACGACACCGTCGCCTGTGGCGAAACGACCGTAAAGGTCTATCAGACCAGCGCGCCCGTATGATTGCCTGAGCTCTTCGACCAACCCAGTTTGGTAGCCAGGATCTGCCGGCCTTTCATGGCGACCATGGACCGCCTGCACCAGTCGAGCCTCGCCGGCGCGGTTAACTGACATAAGCATACTCCAGTGCGGCGGCCACCTGGTCGACGTGTCGTAAAGGCATCTCTGGATAGATCGGCAGCGAGAGGACCTCCCGTGCCGCGGCTTCCGAGACCGGGAAATCCCCGGCCTGGTAACCAAGGTCGGCATGGGCTTTCTGCAGATGAACAGGGATGGGATAATGGAGCCCGGACGGAATGCCTTCCGCGCTGAGCAGGCGTTGAAGCCCATCGCGATCACGGCTTCTTATGGCATAGACATGATAGACGTGACGCCGGTCGGCTGCTTCGACAGGGATTGTCAAATCCGTCGATCCGGCAAGCAGCGAAGAATAGCGGCGCGCATGACTGCGACGCGCCTCGGTCCAGGCTTCAAGGTGCCGGAGCTTGACACGTAGGATCGCGCCTTGAATGGCGTCCATGCGATAGTTAAAGCCCTTCAGCAGATGGTGATAGCGCTGCTCCTGGCCCCAGTCTCGCAGCATGCGCATCGTCTTGGCCTGATCATCGTCATTGGTAACGACCATACCCCCCTCGCCGCAGGCGCCGAGGTTTTTGCCCGGATAGAAGCTGAAACAGCCGGATAGGCCGATACTGCCGGCGCGGTGGTCTTTGTATTGCGCGCCATGGGCCTGGCAGGCGTCTTCGATGACGGGTATCCCGTGGCGGTCGGCAATTGCCTTGATCGCGTCCATATCGGCCATTTGACCGTAGAGATGGACGGGAACAATGGCCTTGGTGCGGGGAGTAATGTTTGCCTCGACCTCCGCCGGATCCATCGTGAGTGTCACGGGCTCAACATCGACGAACACGGGTCGTGCGCCCGCGTAGCAGATCGCCGACACGGTTGCGACGAACGTGAATGGCACCGTAATGACCTCATCGCCGGGACCAACGCCCGCCGCAAGCAGGGCAAGATGCAAGGCACTCGTTCCGGTGTTGACGGCTATCGCATGCTTGACGTTGCAATAGTCGGCGAATTCCTGCTCGAAATGCGCGACCTCGTCGCCCAATACGTACTGCCCCGAGGCGAGGACGCCGAGCACGGCGGCGTCAATCTCACCCTTGATTGATTGATATTGCGCCTTAATGTCCAGGAACGGGATCATGCGATGCGCCTTGCCTCTTCGAGCTCGATGATGCGGCCGCGCTGGGCTAACGACCGGCTTGCTGCTTCCAGAATGCGAACGACGCGCAGGCCGGCATGGCCGTCCGTAATGGGCCGCGAATTCTGCTCGATGCACTCGACGAACTGATCCAGTTCGCGTTTCAGTGCTTCGGTCATATCGAGCTTGGGCGCCCACATGTCGCCGCTGCGGTAGCCGACCATCATCTGATGCACTTTCTCGCCATAAGCCTGAGAATTGGGGTTCAGCGTGATGCCCTTGTCGTAGACCTTGATTTTTTCGCTGGGCTCCAGATCGTCGTAGACGACCATCTTGTTGCTGCCACCGATCAGCGTGCGGCGCACCTTGACCGGCGCCAGCCAATTGACGTGGATGTGTGCGATGAGCTTGCTTTCGAAGAAGAGCGTCAGATAGGCGATGTTTTCCGGCTCGCCGAGTACATGGCTCATGCCTGTCGCTGAAACAGCCACCGGCCTTTCCTGCACAACATGGTCCAGGATGGAGAGATCATGCACCGCGAGGTCCCAGATGACGCTGACATCATGCTGAAAGAGCCCCAAATTGACCCGAACCGAGTCATAATAATACATGTCGCCTAAGCCGTTCTCGACCAGTTCGCGCATCTTGCGGACGGCGCCGGTGTGGACGAAGGTATGATCCACTGCCAGCACGAGGCGTCGGCGTGTGGCCTCTTCGACCATCCGCGAAGCTTCCTCCGTCGTCGATGCCATCGGCTTTTCGACGAAGACATGCTTTCCGGCCATCATAGCCTGCATTGCGAGCTTGAAATGGGTGAAGACTGGCGTCGCGATAGCGATGGCATCCACTCTTGGATCGCGCAGCACTTCCTCGAAATCATCGGTGATCGTCACCGCGGGATACCGGCTTTTGACAGCCGCCAACCGTTCGACATTGAGATCACAGACAGAAATGAGCTGCGCTCCGGCCGCCTCCGAGATGTTGCGAACCAGATTCGGGCCCCAATACCCATACCCAACAACAGCGATGCCGATCATTTCATTCCTCCCAACGCGTGCATGTCGACTGGCCCGTCATTAACGCGACCGATCATCCTGGCCGGAACGCCAGCGACAATGGCGCCATCGGGCACATCCTTTGTTACAACCGCTCCAGCGCCGACCTGCGCAGCCTCTCCGATCGTGACGCCAGGCAGAATGGTGGCGTTGCTGCCGATCGACGCATGGCGCTTGACCAGGGTCGGGACGACAATCCAGTCGGCCTCCGTCTGAAGGCTGCTATCCGGATTGACGGCGCGCGGGTATATGTCATTCGTAAACATGACCCCGTGGCCTATGAAAACGCCGTCTTCCAGCGTCACGCCCTCACAGAGGAAGGAATGGCTGGAGATCTTGCAGCTTTTTCCGACTAGGACGTTTTTCTGAATCTCAACGAAGGTGCCGATGCGCGTTCCGGCACCGATCGTACAACCGTAAAGATTCACGAGGTCCGGATGGTGGATAATGGTGCCGTCATCCAGCTTGACGTTTGATGCAATCATCCCTGCAAAACCCCTAACTCTTGAACAGGTCCAGACTTTCAGTTGAAACCAACAATCGCCTAATTGCACCCAAGGTTTCACACCGACAGGACTAATATTTTTCTACATCCCAAAGAGAATTGTTTTCTGCATCTGAGTAAAGAAACAAAACGTTTAAGGTTATTCACCTAAAGGCGTATCTACTTATGATGACTTACGCCCATGTTCATACATAGACCAACGTTGGTGGCGGGCTCACCTACCGCATCCGTTGCCGGTCCTACGCCGGAGACTGCGATTGTTTCCATGCATTTAGTGGCCCGTCGCAAAGCACGGTGTAACGATGAAGTTTATTCAGCAATCTATCTAGT
The window above is part of the Rhizobium indicum genome. Proteins encoded here:
- a CDS encoding DegT/DnrJ/EryC1/StrS family aminotransferase; translated protein: MSSSLSTIPVAKPVLGEEEAEAARRVIMSGWVTQGPEVAAFEGEFAAFVGAAHACAVSNCTTALHLALMAVDVGAGDEVITVSHSFIATANAVRYCNAVPVFVDIEADGYNIDPSLIEAAITPRTKAILCVHQLGMPCDLRSIVEIGKRHQLPVIEDAACATGSEILWDGRWEKIGKPHGDIACFSFHPRKVVTTGDGGMLTTANPEYDRKFRLWRQHGMSVTDAVRHGSKQVIFEDYDELGYNYRMTDLQAAVGREQLRRLPGLIAQRRRLAEQYCERLSTIPGISPVEPHWARSNWQSFCVRLPDAVDQRTVMQALLDQGISTRRGVMNIHLEGAYSDQSSHRAATSLKRGVAAQRQTIVLPLYAQMTDLDIIRVVEALRSSLAEGASIPAAVQHDRDIALV
- a CDS encoding NAD-dependent epimerase/dehydratase family protein, which encodes MRDQRVLITGGAGLIGSHIADLVALEKPREIIILDNFVRGRRDNLSTAIAGGSVNIIEGDIRDRALLAKTFEGVDIVFHQAAIRITQCAEDPRLAFDVLAEGTFNVLEAAVKAGVSKVVAASSASVLGLAESFPTTEAHHPYNNRTIYGAAKTFNEGLLRSFAEMYGLRYVALRYFNVYGPRMDVYGAYTEVLIRWMERLATGMPPLVYGDGSQTMDFVDARDIARANLLAAKSDVTDEVFNVASGEEISLLQLAQMLSSIMGVSLEPQHKEARTVNGVTRRLADISKAEKLLGFKAEISMEQGLRDLVAWWQMKTAAAGGQAA
- a CDS encoding acyltransferase, with product MSVNRAGEARLVQAVHGRHERPADPGYQTGLVEELRQSYGRAGLIDLYGRFATGDGVVDTLMRKAIWQAIARSCGAGLQVAGGAGFKHPETFEIGNGVFIGAQAYIQGRFDGTCVIGDNVWIGPMAYFDARDLVIEDCVGWGPGAKVLGSTHTALPVDVPIIRTDLEIKPVRIGAWADIGTNATILPGVSIGKGAIVGAGAVVVSDVEPFSVVAGVPAKFIRWRTEADPVLDISHGGRS
- a CDS encoding DegT/DnrJ/EryC1/StrS family aminotransferase, translating into MIPFLDIKAQYQSIKGEIDAAVLGVLASGQYVLGDEVAHFEQEFADYCNVKHAIAVNTGTSALHLALLAAGVGPGDEVITVPFTFVATVSAICYAGARPVFVDVEPVTLTMDPAEVEANITPRTKAIVPVHLYGQMADMDAIKAIADRHGIPVIEDACQAHGAQYKDHRAGSIGLSGCFSFYPGKNLGACGEGGMVVTNDDDQAKTMRMLRDWGQEQRYHHLLKGFNYRMDAIQGAILRVKLRHLEAWTEARRSHARRYSSLLAGSTDLTIPVEAADRRHVYHVYAIRSRDRDGLQRLLSAEGIPSGLHYPIPVHLQKAHADLGYQAGDFPVSEAAAREVLSLPIYPEMPLRHVDQVAAALEYAYVS
- a CDS encoding Gfo/Idh/MocA family protein, whose product is MIGIAVVGYGYWGPNLVRNISEAAGAQLISVCDLNVERLAAVKSRYPAVTITDDFEEVLRDPRVDAIAIATPVFTHFKLAMQAMMAGKHVFVEKPMASTTEEASRMVEEATRRRLVLAVDHTFVHTGAVRKMRELVENGLGDMYYYDSVRVNLGLFQHDVSVIWDLAVHDLSILDHVVQERPVAVSATGMSHVLGEPENIAYLTLFFESKLIAHIHVNWLAPVKVRRTLIGGSNKMVVYDDLEPSEKIKVYDKGITLNPNSQAYGEKVHQMMVGYRSGDMWAPKLDMTEALKRELDQFVECIEQNSRPITDGHAGLRVVRILEAASRSLAQRGRIIELEEARRIA
- a CDS encoding acyltransferase; protein product: MIASNVKLDDGTIIHHPDLVNLYGCTIGAGTRIGTFVEIQKNVLVGKSCKISSHSFLCEGVTLEDGVFIGHGVMFTNDIYPRAVNPDSSLQTEADWIVVPTLVKRHASIGSNATILPGVTIGEAAQVGAGAVVTKDVPDGAIVAGVPARMIGRVNDGPVDMHALGGMK